In Drosophila simulans strain w501 chromosome 3R, Prin_Dsim_3.1, whole genome shotgun sequence, a single window of DNA contains:
- the LOC6728850 gene encoding proteasome subunit beta type-3: protein MSILAYNGGCVVAMRGKDCVAIATDHRFGIQAQTISTDFKKVFHIGPRMFLGLTGLQTDILTVRDRLMFRKNLYETRENREMCPKPFSAMMSSFLYEHRFGPYFIEPVVAGLDPKTMEPFICNMDLIGCPNAPDDFVVAGTCAEQLYGMCETLWKPDLEPDQLFEVIAQSIVNAFDRDAMSGWGATVYIIEKDKITERTLKTRMD from the coding sequence ATGTCGATTCTAGCGTACAACGGAGGATGTGTAGTGGCCATGCGCGGCAAGGACTGCGTGGCGATTGCCACGGATCACCGATTCGGCATTCAGGCTCAGACGATCTCCACGGACTTCAAGAAGGTGTTCCACATCGGCCCCCGGATGTTCCTCGGGCTCACCGGCCTGCAGACGGACATCCTTACTGTTCGCGATCGCCTGATGTTCCGCAAGAATCTGTACGAGACACGCGAAAACCGCGAAATGTGTCCCAAGCCCTTCTCGGCCATGATGTCCAGCTTCCTTTACGAGCACCGCTTCGGCCCGTACTTCATTGAGCCGGTCGTTGCTGGCCTGGATCCCAAGACCATGGAGCCTTTTATCTGCAACATGGACCTGATCGGCTGCCCCAACGCACCCGACGATTTCGTGGTGGCCGGCACCTGTGCGGAGCAATTGTATGGCATGTGCGAAACCCTGTGGAAACCCGATCTGGAGCCGGACCAGCTGTTTGAGGTCATCGCCCAGTCCATTGTTAACGCCTTCGATCGCGACGCCATGAGCGGTTGGGGCGCCACCGTCTACATAATCGAGAAGGACAAGATCACGGAGCGCACACTGAAGACCCGCATGGACTAG
- the LOC6728851 gene encoding MYG1 protein C27H6.8 isoform X2 codes for MFRLLPRFPGKLSMMTGGTPPKRSPIWIGTHNGTFHCDEVVACFMLKQLDEYKNAEIFRSRDNKALEEKCDIILDVGGVYDHAKKLYDHHQQTFKETFSSVRPEVSEDFNVIRLSSAGLVYCHYGERVIQSILQREKGIQLSPENLQLAFIQIYRNFINELDAIDNGVPMFEGVEPIYKITTHLSARIGKLNPSWQETGVDIEDRFRQAMDTAGREFVDNVVEVSCSWIAARDHVREALENAKSVHPTGEILVLKNFCPWKSHLFDLEKEYKVEGVPKLVVFNDGTSWRVAGVPVTPSSFLGRKFLPTPWRGLRDDELCEKASIKDLVFIHHNGFIGGAKTEEAAMLLAKKSIEWTEEQ; via the exons ATGTTCCGATTGTTACCGCGTTTTC CAGGAAAACTATCTATGATGACTGGAGGAACCCCACCAAAACGCTCTCCCATTTGGATCGGCACCCACAACGGCACTTTTCACTGCGACGAGGTGGTCGCATGTTTTATGCTCAAGCAATTGGATGAGTATAAAAACGCAGAGATTTTCCGCAGCCGGGACAACAAAGCTTTGGAGGAGAAGTGCGACATAATTTTGGACGTGGGCGGCGTTTATGATCATGCCAAGAAATTGTACGATCACCACCAACAAACCTTTAAGGAGACTTTTAGTTCCGTTCGACCAGAAGTAAGCGAGGACTTCAACGTTATCAG GCTAAGCAGTGCTGGACTAGTCTACTGCCACTATGGCGAGCGTGTTATACAGAGCATCCTGCAGCGCGAAAAGGGAATTCAACTCTCACCGGAGAACCTGCAACTGGCCTTTATTCAGATCTATAGGAATTTTATCAACGAACTGGACGCAATTGATAATGGAGTGCCCATGTTCGAGGGCGTTGAGCCTATATACAAAATCACCACTCATCTATCCGCCCGCATTGGCAAACTGAATCCGTCCTGGCAGGAAACTGGCGTAGACATCGAAGACCGATTCAGACAGGCGATGGATACTGCCGGTCGTGAGTTTGTGGACAACGTTGTGGAGGTATCATGTTCCTGGATAGCAGCCCGGGATCACGTACGAGAGGCTCTAGAAAATGCCAAGAGCGTCCATCCCACCGGCGAGATTCTTGTGTTGAAGAATTTCTGCCCCTGGAAGTCTCATCTGTTCGATCTTGAAAAGGAGTACAAGGTGGAGGGTGTGCCCAAGCTGGTTGTCTTCAACGACGGCACCAGTTGGCGAGTGGCCGGAGTTCCAGTGACGCCTAGCAGCTTTCTGGGCCGCAAATTTCTGCCTACTCCCTGGCGCGGACTGAGAGACGATGAACTATGCGAAAAGGCGAGCATCAAAGATCTTGTATTTATCCATCACAACGGATTTATTGGCGGGGCAAAGACCGAGGAGGCTGCCATGTTGTTGGCCAAGAAGTCCATCGAGTGGACAGAAGagcaataa
- the LOC6728848 gene encoding uncharacterized protein LOC6728848, protein MNMTLEGSNDFVVLTDVVRKQYVLYLERQLQENVCAWANQSRNRHKPTAWSCIPASLEQLENKAKKASMAAQIYQRAMVKTIAAVRRNTQECRLANILFEQMQQAAGEDAVPIKSDHRLVDKATQTTAIEAQNGHITPTEEYDDDSYELRRKIDMFQASLERSEVRNETHCPHCRSKVITPENRPLANEESLYSETEDAVAQELATLFGEEPTDLNHIFGIEPTAVTDDPQISAILKEIANAELPEKNEHPPTSPTATPPTGHHSEVDLRQSRWPCELYAQRRRLNACLVRLLEADWRCEDRLRYRFHLIFGEDSDDEFANQLSSPSIDLVDEVLLASCLLRIRPWIVRHLMPPLEEGLIANRFLFKKLAKMLAHSIVMVNPYCSELEIKQAVEQLFCLRPRGIQSAYDLDNLPPVEVTTFEV, encoded by the exons ATGAATATGACACTCGAAGGAAGTAACGATTTTGTGGTCCTCACAGACGTG GTGCGCAAGCAATATGTGCTCTATTTGGAGCGCCAGTTGCAGGAGAATGTCTGCGCCTGGGCCAACCAATCCCGTAATCGCCACAAGCCCACAGCCTGGTCGTGCATTCCCGCGAGCTTGGAGCAACTGGAGAACAAGGCGAAGAAGGCTTCCATGGCGGCACAGATCTACCAAAGAGCCATGGTCAAAACG ATAGCTGCGGTACGTAGGAACACCCAGGAGTGCCGTTTGGCCAACATTCTATTTGAACAAATGCAGCAAGCAGCTGGAGAGGATGCTGTGCCCATAAAATCAGACCACCGTCTGGTGGATAAGGCCACACAAACAACCGCCATAGAAGCCCAGAATGGCCACATAACTCCTACGGAGGAGTACGATGATGATAGCTATGAGCTGCGTAGAAAAATCGATATGTTTCAGGCGAGTCTCGAGCGGTCGGAAGTTCGGAACGAAACGCATTGCCCACATTGTCGTAGTAAGGTCATTACCCCAGAGAATAGGCCCCTTGCCAATGAAGAATCTCTCTACTCCGAAACCGAAGATGCTGTGGCCCAGGAGCTGGCCACGTTGTTTGGAGAAGAGCCCACTGATCTTAATCATATATTCGGCATCGAACCAACTGCTGTTACTGACGATCCGCAGATCTCGGCCATACTAAAGGAAATAGCGAATGCGGAACTAccagaaaaaaatgaacatcCACCGACATCCCCAACCGCCACACCACCAACTGGGCATCACAGCGAGGTGGATCTTCGCCAGAGTCGCTGGCCTTGCGAACTCTACGCCCAGAGGAGACGGCTCAATGCCTGTTTGGTTCGCTTACTGGAAGCGGATTGGCGGTGCGAGGACCGCTTGAGATATAGGTTTCACCTGATTTTTGGCGAAGACAGCGATGATGAGTTCGCCAACCAGCTATCCAGCCCGTCAATTGATTTAGTGGACGAAGTTCTGCTGGCCAGCTGCTTGCTTCGTATTCGCCCATGGATTGTACGGCATTTGATGCCTCCCCTGGAGGAGGGCCTTATCGCCAATCGATTTCTGTTTAAGAAGCTAGCCAAGATGCTGGCGCACTCCATTGTCATGGTCAATCCATATTGCTCCGAGCTGGAGATCAAGCAGGCTGTTGAGCAATTGTTCTGCCTTAGACCTAGAGGAATCCAGAGCGCATATGATCTGGACAATCTGCCACCCGTGGAGGTCACAACATTTGAAGTTTAA
- the LOC6728849 gene encoding E3 ubiquitin-protein ligase Iruka — protein sequence MAEAMVVEDRPAEAKRFFCHMCNVEINIPNSDFTCPLCANGFVEELPANAPEVDSSSVGASGSARSGSSGSGSSGSHDTLSRGSSSSGSQVNVESLRNDIVSLLNMRNVPNLEITIEPNRRHSNVLHLGGFAGPSGSDSARGLTAGGRVRPANLDRLDNVLFDFLQSLPLAGATAEIVTGPGGGGVGGGGNSHMFFMGNPGDYAWGREGLDTIVTQMLNQMETSGPPPLSAQRINEIPNVQISAEEVNRKIQCSICWDDFKIDETVRKLPCSHLYHENCIVPWLNLHSTCPICRKSLADDSNDADDEFVMLDAFGPEMAADGSNSARRSASTATGTENPSPANSNQAAAEGGRTRPDANPAQAARNNIFTFDDDNMFLD from the coding sequence ATGGCAGAAGCAATGGTTGTGGAGGACCGCCCCGCGGAGGCCAAGCGATTCTTCTGCCACATGTGCAACGTAGAGATCAACATTCCCAACTCGGACTTCACTTGCCCGCTGTGCGCTAACGGCTTCGTGGAGGAGCTGCCGGCAAATGCGCCAGAGGTGGATTCTTCGTCGGTTGGAGCATCCGGCAGTGCCAGATCCGGAAGCAGCGGCAGTGGCTCTTCTGGCTCACACGACACCCTGAGCAGAGGCAGCTCCTCGAGCGGATCGCAGGTGAATGTTGAGTCGCTGCGTAACGATATTGTGTCGCTGCTAAACATGCGGAATGTGCCCAATTTGGAGATTACCATCGAGCCAAACAGACGGCACAGCAATGTGCTGCATCTAGGCGGCTTTGCCGGCCCCTCGGGTAGTGACTCCGCCCGCGGCCTGACCGCCGGCGGACGAGTGCGCCCGGCCAATTTGGACCGACTGGACAATGTTCTCTTTGATTTTCTGCAGAGCCTGCCACTGGCCGGCGCCACGGCCGAAATAGTAACTGGACCCGGTGGAGGAGGTGTAGGCGGAGGCGGTAACTCGCACATGTTCTTCATGGGCAACCCGGGAGATTATGCGTGGGGCCGCGAGGGACTAGACACCATTGTCACCCAAATGCTCAACCAAATGGAAACTTCAGGACCGCCGCCGTTGTCGGCGCAGCGCATAAACGAGATACCCAATGTGCAGATCAGTGCCGAGGAGGTAAACCGCAAGATCCAGTGCTCTATATGCTGGGACGACTTCAAGATTGACGAGACGGTACGCAAGCTGCCCTGCTCGCACCTGTACCACGAGAACTGCATCGTGCCATGGCTAAACCTGCACAGCACCTGCCCCATCTGCCGCAAGTCACTGGCAGACGATAGCAACGATGCGGACGACGAATTTGTCATGCTCGATGCCTTTGGCCCAGAGATGGCGGCCGATGGCAGTAATTCCGCCAGGAGATCGGCCAGCACCGCCACAGGAACGGAGAATCCCTCGCCGGCTAATTCCAACCAGGCAGCGGCGGAAGGTGGCCGAACACGTCCGGATGCTAATCCCGCCCAGGCAGCACGCAACAACATCTTTACCTTTGACGACGACAACATGTTTCTGGACTAG
- the LOC6728851 gene encoding MYG1 protein C27H6.8 isoform X3: MFRLLPRFRKLSMMTGGTPPKRSPIWIGTHNGTFHCDEVVACFMLKQLDEYKNAEIFRSRDNKALEEKCDIILDVGGVYDHAKKLYDHHQQTFKETFSSVRPEVSEDFNVIRLSSAGLVYCHYGERVIQSILQREKGIQLSPENLQLAFIQIYRNFINELDAIDNGVPMFEGVEPIYKITTHLSARIGKLNPSWQETGVDIEDRFRQAMDTAGREFVDNVVEVSCSWIAARDHVREALENAKSVHPTGEILVLKNFCPWKSHLFDLEKEYKVEGVPKLVVFNDGTSWRVAGVPVTPSSFLGRKFLPTPWRGLRDDELCEKASIKDLVFIHHNGFIGGAKTEEAAMLLAKKSIEWTEEQ; the protein is encoded by the exons ATGTTCCGATTGTTACCGCGTTTTC GAAAACTATCTATGATGACTGGAGGAACCCCACCAAAACGCTCTCCCATTTGGATCGGCACCCACAACGGCACTTTTCACTGCGACGAGGTGGTCGCATGTTTTATGCTCAAGCAATTGGATGAGTATAAAAACGCAGAGATTTTCCGCAGCCGGGACAACAAAGCTTTGGAGGAGAAGTGCGACATAATTTTGGACGTGGGCGGCGTTTATGATCATGCCAAGAAATTGTACGATCACCACCAACAAACCTTTAAGGAGACTTTTAGTTCCGTTCGACCAGAAGTAAGCGAGGACTTCAACGTTATCAG GCTAAGCAGTGCTGGACTAGTCTACTGCCACTATGGCGAGCGTGTTATACAGAGCATCCTGCAGCGCGAAAAGGGAATTCAACTCTCACCGGAGAACCTGCAACTGGCCTTTATTCAGATCTATAGGAATTTTATCAACGAACTGGACGCAATTGATAATGGAGTGCCCATGTTCGAGGGCGTTGAGCCTATATACAAAATCACCACTCATCTATCCGCCCGCATTGGCAAACTGAATCCGTCCTGGCAGGAAACTGGCGTAGACATCGAAGACCGATTCAGACAGGCGATGGATACTGCCGGTCGTGAGTTTGTGGACAACGTTGTGGAGGTATCATGTTCCTGGATAGCAGCCCGGGATCACGTACGAGAGGCTCTAGAAAATGCCAAGAGCGTCCATCCCACCGGCGAGATTCTTGTGTTGAAGAATTTCTGCCCCTGGAAGTCTCATCTGTTCGATCTTGAAAAGGAGTACAAGGTGGAGGGTGTGCCCAAGCTGGTTGTCTTCAACGACGGCACCAGTTGGCGAGTGGCCGGAGTTCCAGTGACGCCTAGCAGCTTTCTGGGCCGCAAATTTCTGCCTACTCCCTGGCGCGGACTGAGAGACGATGAACTATGCGAAAAGGCGAGCATCAAAGATCTTGTATTTATCCATCACAACGGATTTATTGGCGGGGCAAAGACCGAGGAGGCTGCCATGTTGTTGGCCAAGAAGTCCATCGAGTGGACAGAAGagcaataa
- the LOC6728851 gene encoding MYG1 protein C27H6.8 isoform X1 has product MKEKTAANVPIVTAFSFEAGKLSMMTGGTPPKRSPIWIGTHNGTFHCDEVVACFMLKQLDEYKNAEIFRSRDNKALEEKCDIILDVGGVYDHAKKLYDHHQQTFKETFSSVRPEVSEDFNVIRLSSAGLVYCHYGERVIQSILQREKGIQLSPENLQLAFIQIYRNFINELDAIDNGVPMFEGVEPIYKITTHLSARIGKLNPSWQETGVDIEDRFRQAMDTAGREFVDNVVEVSCSWIAARDHVREALENAKSVHPTGEILVLKNFCPWKSHLFDLEKEYKVEGVPKLVVFNDGTSWRVAGVPVTPSSFLGRKFLPTPWRGLRDDELCEKASIKDLVFIHHNGFIGGAKTEEAAMLLAKKSIEWTEEQ; this is encoded by the exons ATGAAAGAAAAGACCGCCGCTAATGTTCCGATTGTTACCGCGTTTTC TTTTGAAGCAGGAAAACTATCTATGATGACTGGAGGAACCCCACCAAAACGCTCTCCCATTTGGATCGGCACCCACAACGGCACTTTTCACTGCGACGAGGTGGTCGCATGTTTTATGCTCAAGCAATTGGATGAGTATAAAAACGCAGAGATTTTCCGCAGCCGGGACAACAAAGCTTTGGAGGAGAAGTGCGACATAATTTTGGACGTGGGCGGCGTTTATGATCATGCCAAGAAATTGTACGATCACCACCAACAAACCTTTAAGGAGACTTTTAGTTCCGTTCGACCAGAAGTAAGCGAGGACTTCAACGTTATCAG GCTAAGCAGTGCTGGACTAGTCTACTGCCACTATGGCGAGCGTGTTATACAGAGCATCCTGCAGCGCGAAAAGGGAATTCAACTCTCACCGGAGAACCTGCAACTGGCCTTTATTCAGATCTATAGGAATTTTATCAACGAACTGGACGCAATTGATAATGGAGTGCCCATGTTCGAGGGCGTTGAGCCTATATACAAAATCACCACTCATCTATCCGCCCGCATTGGCAAACTGAATCCGTCCTGGCAGGAAACTGGCGTAGACATCGAAGACCGATTCAGACAGGCGATGGATACTGCCGGTCGTGAGTTTGTGGACAACGTTGTGGAGGTATCATGTTCCTGGATAGCAGCCCGGGATCACGTACGAGAGGCTCTAGAAAATGCCAAGAGCGTCCATCCCACCGGCGAGATTCTTGTGTTGAAGAATTTCTGCCCCTGGAAGTCTCATCTGTTCGATCTTGAAAAGGAGTACAAGGTGGAGGGTGTGCCCAAGCTGGTTGTCTTCAACGACGGCACCAGTTGGCGAGTGGCCGGAGTTCCAGTGACGCCTAGCAGCTTTCTGGGCCGCAAATTTCTGCCTACTCCCTGGCGCGGACTGAGAGACGATGAACTATGCGAAAAGGCGAGCATCAAAGATCTTGTATTTATCCATCACAACGGATTTATTGGCGGGGCAAAGACCGAGGAGGCTGCCATGTTGTTGGCCAAGAAGTCCATCGAGTGGACAGAAGagcaataa